From Hydractinia symbiolongicarpus strain clone_291-10 chromosome 12, HSymV2.1, whole genome shotgun sequence, one genomic window encodes:
- the LOC130621197 gene encoding disks large-associated protein 5-like produces MGRSQNSQGFTLSNLPQCPHYFDMFDVFKSCEIVSRNSLQQAQHYKEKPQARASVSYMACLCWNPDDNSKYEKYVKDMEESLVKLRLAELAKIRNKAEVKENMPPINGTNQKDGKYYLVRLEMEKEKLNALIDAAERDARLLDLPEEAHGKVRNAVGKAQLLLSKRFKQFEDLCHDNIENDPDKKETKATDLLGYWDMMFIQIDDVSSLFVEIEKLKANNWISQDTLDGPTAASPNSLTPKTKRKTQNKSPRPKNKNNNTIDNEKVKREARNRLAAARKQAKLRQQQEQGLADDSLIINGGSLNSSLNGSTFNGDLSLNSSLNSSVELLSNHDGETHSPPSLNDGSDGNSPVPEPTDETIDTVPTKDNDGTTQLSLSSGDSQSPVSGEDTSSPPVLTVTEST; encoded by the exons TAAAAGTTGCGAGATCGTAAGCCGG AATTCTCTGCAACAAGCACAGCACTACAAAGAAAAACCTCAG GCTAGAGCTTCCGTATCCTATATGGCTTGTTTATGCTGGAATCCGGATGA CAACAGCAAATACGAAAAGTACGTTAAAGATATGGAAGAATCTCTTGTTAAATTAAGATTGGCTGAACTGGCTAAAATACGGAATAAAGCAGAAGTCAAAGAAAACATGCCACCTATAAATGGCACAAATCAAAAAGATGGGAAGTATTATTTGGTGCGGTTGGAAATGGAGAAAGAGAAACTGAATGCATTGATAGATGCGGCTGAACGAGATGCTAGGTTGTTGGATTTACCTGAAGAAG cgcaTGGAAAAGTAAGAAACGCTGTTGGCAAAGCTCAGTTACTGTTGTCGAAACGATTTAAACAGTTTGAAGACCTTTGTCACGATAATATT GAAAACGATCCTGACAAGAAAGAAACGAAAGCAACGGATTTGTTGGGTTATTGGGATATGATGTTTATACAA ATTGACGATGTTTCGTCATTGTTTGTCGAAATTGAAAAGTTGAAAGCAAATAATTGGATATCACAAGACACGTTAGATGGTCCAACG GCTGCATCACCAAATTCGTTAACGCCCAAAACGAAACGGAAGACCCAAAATAAATCTCCTCGaccgaaaaataaaaataataatacgaTTGATAACGAAAAGGTGAAAAGAGAAGCTCGTAACCGGTTGGCGGCTGCTCGTAAACAAGCGAAGTTACGGCAGCAACAAGAGCAGGGCCTGGCTGATGATTCTCTAATAATTAACGGCGGCAGCTTAAACTCGTCGTTAAATGGCTCCACTTTCAATGGTGATTTGTCGTTAAATTCTTCCTTGAACTCTTCTGTTGAGCTTTTAAGTAACCACGATGGAGAGACTCACTCTCCACCCTCGTTAAATGATGGAAGTGATGGAAATTCTCCAGTCCCTGAGCCTACAGATGAAACTATAGATACCGTGCCCACAAAAGACAATGATGGTACGACGCAACTGTCCCTTTCCAGTGGTGACAGTCAGTCACCAGTCTCCGGTGAAGACACTTCGTCACCACCAGTTTTGACTGTTACAGAATCAACTTag